CCGTCCCCCTGCACGGGCGGTGCGCGCATCTGCGGGACGGCACCTCGCACACCACCCCGTACAGCCGGGACGGGCGGCCCATCTGGTCGGTGGAGCGGGAGCGGCTGCACCGGCTGCTGCTGGACGCGGCCGAGGCGGCCCCGGGGGTGGCGGTGCGCTTCCGGCGGCGGGTGCGGTCGGTGGACCTGGACGAGCCCGCGCTCCTCGTCGAGGAGGAGACGGGGCCCCGGAAGGTGGTCTGCCGTCATGTCCTGGGGTGCGACGGGGCGCACTCCGTCGCCCGTGCGGCGCTCGTCGCCCGGGGTGCCCGGCAGCGGGTCCGTCCGCTGCGGCTCGCGTATCAGGAGATCGCCCTGGACGGGGGGTGGCTGGACCGCCGCACCATGCACTACTGGCCGACGGGGGACGCGCTGTTCGGAGCGTTCCCCGTGCCGTCGGGCCGGTTCTCCGGCTGTCTGTTCCAGCGTCTGGACGGGCCCGCGCCGTCCTACGCCGCGGTGGACGCGGGCCGCGATCCGCTGGAGCTGTTCACCGCGGACTTCCCCGAGCCCGCGGCGGCCATCGCGGACCTGGGCGCGCAGCTCGCCGCGGCGCCCCGGGCCACCGTCCCGCTGGTGCGGTGCGACCGCTGGGTGTGGCGCGACACCTTCGCCCTGCTCGGGGACGCCTGTCATGCGATGGCCCCGTTCATGGGACACGGCATGAACTGCGCCTTCGAGGACGCCCGGACGCTCGCCTCCTGTCTGGACGCGGAGGGCGGCTGGGGACCGGCCCTCGCCGCCTACGAAGAGCGGCGGCGGGCCGACGCCGACGCGATATCCGAGCTGTCCTACCGGCACTACGACACCATGACCCGCCCCCCTCGGGAGGGGGCCGACGAGGCGGCGGCGCTGCTGCGGGAACGTCTCGTCGGCCTCTTCCCCGACCGGTTCGTGCCGCTGTACGAGCGGTGTGCCTTCTCCGAGGAGGGGTACGCCTCGGTCCGGCAGGCCGACCGGCACTTCAACGACCTCGTCGAGGCCCTGCTCCGCAGGTACGGAGCGGGGCTGGCGACGGTCTCCGACAGCCGGTTGCGCGCGTACACGCCCCCGGCCCGCCCCGCGTTCCCCGTGGAGGGTTACGGATGCTTCTGATCGTTTTCACCTCGCGGCTGTCCGCGCGGGCCGGGGCGGACCACGACGCCGCCGAGGAACGCATGCGGGAGCGGGTCGCCGCCATCGGCGGTACGGACCCCGTCGAGGTCAAGCACTACACGGCGGAGGACGGTGAGCGGCTCGCGGTCGTCCTGTGGCGTGATCCCGGGACGCTGGAGGCGTGGCGCACCGACCCCGAGCACCGGTTGGCCCAGCGGCTGGGGCGGGAGCGGTGGTACGACTCGTACACGTTGTATGTGGCCGAGGTGATCCGGACCAGCGGGACGGGCGACGGCGGGGCGGCCTCCGGGACGGAGCGGGCGCCGGACGGCGGTCCCCGGTAGACGCGGCCTCCGGGGGGGCGGCCCGGGAGCCTCCGGTGCCGCCCGCCGGTGCTGTCGCCGCCCGGTGCCGCCCGCCGGTGCGGGTGGCTCAGGACGCCGGGCGGTCCGCGCCCGCGCCGGACCGCCACTCGGGTGCGAGCACCGCCCAGACCTGCTGGTCGTGGCGGGCACCGGCGAAGGGCCAGACCGCGCGCCGCACCCCTTCGAGGGTCATGCCCAGCCGCCGGGCCACGGCGGCGCTCCGCTCGTTGTCGGCCCGGCAGCACCACTCGGCGCGGTACATCCCCCGCTCGGCGAAGGCCCAGTCCAGCAGGGCCCGGCAGGCCGGGGTGACCAGCCCGTGCCCCTCGGCCGCGGGCTCCAGCCAGCAGCCGATCTCGCAGCTTCCCGACGCGGCGTCGAACGTCGTGAACATCACGCCGCCGACCAGGGTGTCCGCGTGCCAGATGCCGTAGAGACGGCCGCCGTCGGCGGCCTGGCGCCCGGCGTAGCGGCTCAGGATGCCCCGGGCCCCGTCGAGGCCGTCGGTGACGAACCCCGCGCCGACCCAGGGGCGGATGTGTTCGCGCGCCCGGTCCATGTGCGCGGCGAACTCGGCCGCGTGCCACACCTCCAGCGGACGGAGGCGGGCGTCGTCCCGCAGGGGGAGGGAGAACATGGCGACCCCATTCACAAAACAAGTGTTATGTCTATGTACTCTGGCAGCATGCCACGTACCAGGGGGGATCACGAAGCCCGCCGCCGCGAGGTCTCGGAGGCGGTCTGGCGGGTGCTGGCCGCGCGCGGCTTCGACGGGCTGACCCTGCGCGCCGTCGCCGTCGAGCTGGGCGCGACCACCGGTCTGCTCACCCACTACTTCCCCGCCAAGCGGGACCTGGTCGCGCACGCCCTGGAACTGCTCGCGGAGCGGACCGCCGCCCGGCCCCGGCGCGCGGCGGCCGAGGGCCTCGCCGCCGTGCGGGCCGCGCTGCTCGACATCCTGCCGCTGACCGCCGAGGCCGCGGCGAGCAACCGGATCTGGGTCTCGTCCTGGGACACGGCGCTCGCCGACCCCGGGCTGAGCGAGGAGTACGCCCGCAGATACGCGGGCGGCCGGGCCCGGCTGCGGGAGCGGATCGCCGCGGCCCAGCGGCTCGGCGAGCTGCCGCCCGGGGCCCCGGACCGGGTCGCGGAAGGCGCGCTGGCCTTCGTGCTCGGCCTGGTGGTGCAGGCCCTCTTCGACCCCGGGGCGTTCCCGCCCGGCCACCAGACCGAGCTGGTCGACGGATATCTGGCGGGGCTGGCCCCGCCGCCGGCGGAGAGCGCTGACCCCCCGGTCTCCCCCGGCACCGGCACACGGCCGTCCGCCGGCGGCTGAGCGCCCCGCCCGGGCCCGGACCCCGGCGCCCCAGAGGTGCACTCCGTTCGCTCAAGTCCCTTGCGGCACACCCGCCACCGGTACCCGGACCACCGGATGAGTATCCGCACGGATGTCGTCGTCTTCGCCCGGCGGAAGGGTAGGCGCTCATGCGGGGCCCCGGCCCCGCACCGCGTCTCTCTCTTCCGGAGGTATGTCATGCGCCCCTTGGGAACCGCCGTCACCGCCCTCGCGCTGGCGGGTGTCACGCTCGTGGGAACGGCCGGAGCGGCCTGGGCCTCGTGCGGTCAGGTGGACCACCCGTCGGCCGCGGCCACCTGCTCCACCCCGTGGGGCAGCGGCACCCGGTCGGCCACCGAGTCGACCGCCGAACCGCTGAAGAACATCCGCACCGGGCGGCACGACTGCTTCGACCGCGCCGTCTTCGACATCACCGGCGCCGGCGGCGGCGCCACGGGCTACCACGTCGGCTATGTCGACGCCTTCCACCAGGACGGCACCCATGAACGCCTTCCCGTCAAGGGCGGTGCCATCCTCCAGGTCTATGTCAACGCCCCGAGCTACGACCCCGCCACCGGCAGGCCCGTCTACGAAGCCACCGCGGGCAAGGCCCTGCCGGGTGTGGACGTCTCCGGCTACCGGACCTTCCGGGACGCCGTGTTCGGGGCGAGCTTCGAGGGGCAGACCCAGGTGGCCCTGGGCGTGCGCGCGAAGCTGCCGTTCCGGGTGCACCACGCGGGCGACCGCCTGATAGTCGACGTGGCGCACACCTGGTAGGCCCGGCAGGGCGCGGGCCGCCCGGTGCTCCCGGGGCGGCCCGCGCGTCGTCGCACACGAAAACCCGGCGACGCCGTCGGCCGCCCCCGGGATACTGATCACCCATGGATGAGGTCAAGGTCGTCGTCGCCCATTCCGAGCGGGCGACGCTGCGCGTCGGTGATGTGTTCCTGAAGGTGGACGCCGATCGGGCGCGTGTCGGCACCGAGGTCGAGGCGATGTCCCTGGCACCGGTCCCGACCCCGGAGATCCTGTGGCACGAGCCGCCCGTGCTCGCGATCGCCGCGCTCCGGGGGACGACGCTGGGGCGCCTCGGCGGGCCGTCGACCGGGTCGCCCGCGGCGTGGGCCGCTGCGGGCGCCGCCATCCGGACGCTGCATGACGCTCCGCCGCCGCCCTGGCCGGGCCGGGCCGGGCGGAGCGCCGTCGCGCTGGCGGCGGAACTCGACGACGAGTGCGGGGCGCTCGTGACAAGCGGCGTCCTGCCCGCCGACCTGGTCGCCCGCAACCGCCGGGTCGCCGAGGCCGCGCTCCGGCCGTGGACTCCGGCGTTCACCCACGGCGATCTCCAGATCGCCCACGTCTTCGTCGACGGCGACGAGGTCACGGGCGTCATCGACTGGTCCGAGGCGGGCCGGGGCGACGCCCTGTACGACCTCGCCACCTTCACACTCGGGCACGAGGAGCACCTCGGCGACGTCATCGCGGGCTATGGCACCGGCATCGACATCGACATCGAGGTGATCCACGGGTGGTGGTCGCTGCGCAGCCTGCTGGCGGTCCGCTGGCTGGTCGAGCACGGCTTCGACCCCTTCGCGCCGGGCTGCGAGGTCGATGTGCTGAGAGCCCGGATGTGAGGCCGCGTCGGGCCCGGGGCCGCGCGCGCTCAGGCCCGGCGGACAGGCGGTCCTGCCGCCCCGCCCCGTTCCGGTCCCGCAGCCGTCGCCGTCGCCGCCACGGACGGACCGCCCCCGGGCCGGAGCCCCGGCTCCCGGGGCCGGCGGCAGGAGCCGTAGACTGCCGACTCCCCCCGGTCCCAACGGAGTTCACACGATGGCATACGAGGCACGGCGCGCGGCGGACCGCGTGGACACCGGCCGGGCGCACTCGGCGCGCGTCTACGACTTCATCCTCGGCGGCAAGGACCACTACCAGGTCGACATCGAGGCCGGTGCGGCCATGTGCGCGGAGTGGCCCGCCCTCCCCGTCCATATGCGCGCCAACCGCGCGTTCATGCACCGGGCGGCCCGGTACCTCGCCCGCGAGGAGGGTGTCCGCCAGTTCCTCGACATCGGCACCGGCCTGCCGACCTCGCCCAACCTCCATGAGATCG
The nucleotide sequence above comes from Streptomyces clavuligerus. Encoded proteins:
- a CDS encoding FAD-dependent oxidoreductase → MSGGPGDGNRSGAGGTHGAGRGRTGAAGDPDVVVVGAGLVGPVAALYLARRGERVLLLDKRADPRGRPGAGGRSLTVMLSARGWRVLDELGLGDTVRSFAVPLHGRCAHLRDGTSHTTPYSRDGRPIWSVERERLHRLLLDAAEAAPGVAVRFRRRVRSVDLDEPALLVEEETGPRKVVCRHVLGCDGAHSVARAALVARGARQRVRPLRLAYQEIALDGGWLDRRTMHYWPTGDALFGAFPVPSGRFSGCLFQRLDGPAPSYAAVDAGRDPLELFTADFPEPAAAIADLGAQLAAAPRATVPLVRCDRWVWRDTFALLGDACHAMAPFMGHGMNCAFEDARTLASCLDAEGGWGPALAAYEERRRADADAISELSYRHYDTMTRPPREGADEAAALLRERLVGLFPDRFVPLYERCAFSEEGYASVRQADRHFNDLVEALLRRYGAGLATVSDSRLRAYTPPARPAFPVEGYGCF
- a CDS encoding antibiotic biosynthesis monooxygenase family protein: MLLIVFTSRLSARAGADHDAAEERMRERVAAIGGTDPVEVKHYTAEDGERLAVVLWRDPGTLEAWRTDPEHRLAQRLGRERWYDSYTLYVAEVIRTSGTGDGGAASGTERAPDGGPR
- a CDS encoding GNAT family N-acetyltransferase, translated to MFSLPLRDDARLRPLEVWHAAEFAAHMDRAREHIRPWVGAGFVTDGLDGARGILSRYAGRQAADGGRLYGIWHADTLVGGVMFTTFDAASGSCEIGCWLEPAAEGHGLVTPACRALLDWAFAERGMYRAEWCCRADNERSAAVARRLGMTLEGVRRAVWPFAGARHDQQVWAVLAPEWRSGAGADRPAS
- a CDS encoding TetR/AcrR family transcriptional regulator, yielding MPRTRGDHEARRREVSEAVWRVLAARGFDGLTLRAVAVELGATTGLLTHYFPAKRDLVAHALELLAERTAARPRRAAAEGLAAVRAALLDILPLTAEAAASNRIWVSSWDTALADPGLSEEYARRYAGGRARLRERIAAAQRLGELPPGAPDRVAEGALAFVLGLVVQALFDPGAFPPGHQTELVDGYLAGLAPPPAESADPPVSPGTGTRPSAGG
- a CDS encoding AMIN-like domain-containing (lipo)protein, which codes for MRPLGTAVTALALAGVTLVGTAGAAWASCGQVDHPSAAATCSTPWGSGTRSATESTAEPLKNIRTGRHDCFDRAVFDITGAGGGATGYHVGYVDAFHQDGTHERLPVKGGAILQVYVNAPSYDPATGRPVYEATAGKALPGVDVSGYRTFRDAVFGASFEGQTQVALGVRAKLPFRVHHAGDRLIVDVAHTW
- a CDS encoding phosphotransferase family protein, which codes for MDEVKVVVAHSERATLRVGDVFLKVDADRARVGTEVEAMSLAPVPTPEILWHEPPVLAIAALRGTTLGRLGGPSTGSPAAWAAAGAAIRTLHDAPPPPWPGRAGRSAVALAAELDDECGALVTSGVLPADLVARNRRVAEAALRPWTPAFTHGDLQIAHVFVDGDEVTGVIDWSEAGRGDALYDLATFTLGHEEHLGDVIAGYGTGIDIDIEVIHGWWSLRSLLAVRWLVEHGFDPFAPGCEVDVLRARM